One window of the Falco biarmicus isolate bFalBia1 chromosome Z, bFalBia1.pri, whole genome shotgun sequence genome contains the following:
- the CHRNA6 gene encoding neuronal acetylcholine receptor subunit alpha-6, with translation MLPNSLLSAQHEQSSPGDSGIKSARLCSAQQTPEFAANAKLKSTFVPPTYHPGGLYVFLPSVSFPKPLLSKGSSILLLAMHPEGWQCWCYPAFCVWVFVFTSLIKGTTACESEERLFHKLFSQYNQFIRPVENVSDPVTVYFEVAITQLTNVDEVNQIMETNLWLRHIWNDYKLQWDPREYDGIEFVRVPADKIWKPDIVLYNNAVGDFQVEGKTKAHLRYDGMITWTPPAIFKSSCPMDITFFPFDHQNCSLKFGSWTYDKAKIDLLIIGSKVDMNDFWENSEWEIVDASGYKHDIKYNCCEEIYTDITYSFYIRRLPMFYTINLIIPCLFISFLTVLVFYLPSDCGEKVTLCISVLLSLTVFLLVITETIPSTSLVIPLVGEYLLFTMIFVTLSIVITVFVLNIHYRTPTTHTMPKWVKTIFLSLLPKVLLMQRPLEQQKKNISRKNKKGSANTSGKSKQSKHKDAKIHKEQQCSHCDKATELTTAKRKRLSHQSLKWVAEHMEYSPEVKDVISSVQFIAENMRSQNETKEVEDDWKYVAMVIDRVFLWVFIILCAFGTAGLFIQPLIADT, from the exons ATGCTGCCCAACTCCCTTCTCTCCGCACAGCATGAGCAATCCTCGCCTGGTGATAGTGGAATCAAATCTGCAAGGCTGTGCTCTGCTCAGCAGACTCCAGAGTTTGCTgcaaatgcaaaactgaaatccACCTTTGTACCGCCTACTTACCATCCAGGGGGCTTGTATGTCTTCttgccttctgtttctttccccaaaCCTCTCTTGTCAAAAGGAAGCTCTATTCTGCTGCTAGCAATGCATCCTGAGGGGTGGCAATGTTGGTGTTACCCTGCTTTCTGTGTATGGGTATTCGTGTTCACATCCTTGATTAAAG GTACCACAGCTTGCGAATCAGAGGAACGGTTATTTCACAAACTCTTCTCCCAGTACAACCAGTTCATCAGGCCAGTGGAAAATGTGTCTGATCCTGTCACAGTGTATTTTGAAGTGGCCATTACTCAGCTTACAAATGTG GATGAAGTCAATCAGATTATGGAAACAAATTTGTGGCTAAGACAC ATCTGGAATGACTACAAATTGCAATGGGATCCCAGAGAATACGATGGCATTGAATTTGTTCGGGTACCAGCAGACAAAATTTGGAAACCAGATATTGTCTTGTATAATAA TGCTGTGGGAGATTTTCAAGTTGAAGGCAAGACCAAAGCCCACCTTCGCTATGATGGAATGATTACCTGGACACCaccagctatttttaaaagctcctgTCCTATGGATATTaccttttttccatttgatcATCAGAACTGTTCACTGAAATTTGGCTCATGGACCTATGACAAAGCCAAAATTGACCTTCTGATCATTGGATCCAAAGTAGATATGAATGACTTTTGGGAAAACAGTGAATGGGAAATAGTTGATGCTTCTGGCTACAAACATGACATCAAATATAACTGCTGTGAAGAGATTTACACTGACATAACATATTCCTTTTATATTCGAAGGCTGCCCATGTTTTACACCATAAACCTGATCATTCCTTGTCTCTTCATCTCATTCCTGACCGTGTTAGTTTTTTACCTGCCATCTGACTGTGGTGAGAAAGTGACCCTTTGCATCTCTGTGCTCCTTTCTTTGACTGTATTTTTACTGGTGATCACAGAAACAATCCCATCCACCTCCTTAGTAATTCCTCTTGTAGGTGAATATTTACTTTTCACTATGATATTCGTGACTCTGTCAATTGTCATCACGGTGTTTGTCCTGAATATACATTACAGGACTCCAACCACACACACAATGCCCAAATGGGTTAAAACCATCTTTCTTAGCCTACTTCCTAAAGTCCTGTTGATGCAGAGACCActagaacagcagaaaaaaaacatctccaggaaaaacaagaaaggatCAGCTAATACATCAGGCAAGTCAAAGCAGAGCAAACACAAAGATGCCAAAATACACAAGGAGCAGCAATGCAGTCACTGTGACAAGGCAACTGAACTCACTACTGCCAAAAGAAAACGACTGAGCCATCAGTCACTGAAATGGGTGGCAGAGCACATGGAGTACTCCCCAGAAGTGAAGGACGTGATTAGCAGCGTTCAGTTCATCGCAGAAAACATGAGGTCTCAAAACGAAACCAAAGAG gtGGAAGATGATTGGAAATACGTAGCTATGGTAATAGACAGAGTATTTCTATGGGTATTTATAATTCTTTGTGCATTTGGGACTGCAGGGCTCTTTATCCAGCCGCTAATAGCAGATACATAA
- the CHRNB3 gene encoding neuronal acetylcholine receptor subunit beta-3, with the protein MRQKIRFKEKATVVPMLCLVLFVLCLSHSDVAAFSSIAENEDALLKHLFQGYQKWVRPVENSNDTIKVLFGLKISQLVDVDEKNQLMTTNVWLKQEWIDHKLSWNPEEYGGITAIRVPSESLWLPDIVLFENADGRFEGSLMTKVIVKYNGVVTWTPPASYKSSCTMDVTFFPFDRQNCSMKFGSWTYDGSMVDLILVDENVDRKDFFDNGEWEILNAKGMKGNRKDGLYSYPFVTYSFVLRRLPLFYTLFLIIPCLGLSFLTVLVFYLPSDEGEKLSLSTSVLVSLTVFLLVIEEIIPSSSKVIPLIGEYLLFIMIFVTLSIIVTVFVINVHHRSSATYHPMAPWVKRLFLQKLPRLLCMKGHVDRYSFSDTEEKETTLKSKFLGKQKHKQAKDGEKIVIAFLEKAADSIRYISRHVKKEHFIRQVVQDWKFVAQVLDRIFLWLFLVVSVMGSVLIFTPALQMWLNSTL; encoded by the exons ATGAGACAAAAGatcagatttaaagaaaaagcaaccgTGGTGCCCATGCTTTGCCTAGTGCTTTTTGTGCTGTGTCTGAGCCACTCAG ATGTGGCTGCCTTCAGTTCAATTGCTGAAAATGAGGACGCACTCCTCAAGCACTTATTTCAAGGCTATCAGAAATGGGTCCGCCCTGTGGAAAACTCCAATGACACCATTAAAGTCCTTTTTGGATTAAAGATATCACAACTTGTGGATGTG GATGAGAAGAATCAGCTGATGACAACCAATGTGTGGCTGAAGCAG GAATGGATCGACCACAAGCTTTCCTGGAATCCCGAGGAATATGGTGGGATCACCGCCATCCGTGTTCCTTCTGAGTCCCTGTGGCTTCCCGacattgttttatttgaaaa TGCTGATGGACGTTTTGAAGGATCCCTGATGACCAAAGTCATAGTGAAGTACAATGGAGTGGTAACCTGGACACCACCAGCCAGTTATAAGAGCTCCTGCACAATGGATGTGACCTTCTTCCCCTTCGACAGGCAGAACTGCTCCATGAAGTTTGGGTCATGGACATATGATGGCAGTATGGTGGACTTAATTTTAGTGGATGAAAATGTAGACAGGAAAGATTTCTTTGATAATGGAGAGTGGGAGATCTTAAATGCCAAGGGTATGAAAGGCAACAGGAAGGATGGGCTGTACTCTTACCCATTTGTCACTTACTCCTTTGTGTTGAGACGCCTTCCACTGTTTTACACTCTTTTCTTAATAATCCCTTGCCTGGGACTGTCTTTTCTAACTGTCCTGGTGTTTTACCTACCATCAGATGAAGGAGAAAAGCTTTCACTGTCTACATCAGTTCTAGTCTCcctcactgttttccttttagtgATTGAGGAAATAATCCCTTCTTCTTCCAAAGTCATCCCTCTGATTGGTGAGTACCTGCTGTTCATCATGATTTTTGTGACCCTCTCTATCATCGTGACTGTGTTTGTTATCAACGTCCACCACCGCTCCTCAGCAACCTACCATCCCATGGCTCCCTGGGTCAAAAGACTCTTCCTCCAGAAGTTGCCTCGGCTGCTGTGCATGAAGGGCCATGTGGATCGTTACTCCTTCTCagacactgaagaaaaggaaaccacCTTGAAATCAAAGTTTCTGGGGAAGCAGAAacacaagcaagcaaaagaCGGAGAGAAAATTGTTATTGCCTTTCTGGAAAAGGCAGCTGACTCCATTCGATACATTTCCAGGCATGTTAAAAAGGAACATTTCATCAGACAG gTTGTCCAAGACTGGAAATTTGTAGCTCAAGTCCTGGATCGGATCTTCCTGTGGTTATTTCTGGTGGTGTCAGTGATGGGTTCAGTTCTTATCTTTACCCCTGCATTACAGATGTGGCTGAACAGCACTTTGTAG